In a genomic window of Buteo buteo chromosome 29, bButBut1.hap1.1, whole genome shotgun sequence:
- the PERCC1 gene encoding protein PERCC1, with translation MHGRAAAPRVSPGPGVPLHADMAAGVIQSLAELRLPSPFPHGLLLPPRPEPDFPDLSEEEEEEEEEEEAAEESMRPELAVPSAAETTLRLLKFSELISCDIQRYFGRRGREEAAGSRSVPEDCGSPRHAEAQPETVAPQGGPGAVHRLGPLAELFEYGVHRCLPPRAAGGKTQRLERKYGHITPMHRRKLPPSFWREPVPNSAGVLHAGTPDFSDLLANWTVEPAPELPGAGRELPPEPGRPELEAEPFVGL, from the exons ATGCATGGCCGGGCGGCAGCACCAAG GGTGAGTCCAGGCCCTGGGGTGCCCCTGCACGCTGACATGGCTGCAGGCGTCATCCAGTCCCTGGCCGAGCTGCGGTTGCCCTCGCCCTTCCCACACGGCCTGCTGCTGCCCCCGCGCCCCGAGCCCGACTTCCCCGAcctctctgaggaggaggaagaggaggaggaggaagaggaggctgcaGAGGAGAGCATGAGGCCGGAGCTGGCCGTCCCCAGCGCTGCTGAGACCACCCTGCGGCTCCTCAAGTTTTCGGAGCTCATCAGCTGCGACATCCAGCGGTACTtcgggcggcggggccgggaggagGCCGCCGGCAGCCGCAGCGTGCCCGAGGACTGCGGCTCGCCCCGGCACGCCGAGGCCCAGCCCGAGACCGTGGCACCGCAGGGCGGCCCTGGGGCCGTGCACAGGCTGGGGCCGCTGGCCGAGCTCTTCGAGTATGGCGTGCACCGGTGCCTGCCGCCCCGGGCAGCTGGCGGCAAGACGCAGCGGCTGGAGAGGAAATACGGCCACATCACCCCCATGCACCGGAGGAAGCTGCCACCCTCCTTCTGGAGGGAGCCGGTCCCCAACTCTGCCGGCGTCCTCCACGCCGGCACCCCCGACTTCAGCGACCTCCTGGCCAACTGGACGGTGGAGCCGGCGCCGGAGCTGCCGGGTGCTGGGCGGGAGCTGCCGCCCGAGCCTGGCCGCCCAGAGCTGGAGGCTGAGCCCTTCGTTGGGCTGTGA